DNA from Crocosphaera sp. UHCC 0190:
AGCTAAAAATCTTCAATTAATGTCATCAATTAAATGGTTATCAAGAGTTCCCTTATCTCTGGGCAAAGCTAAAGAATTAGTCAAAAATATCTTAGATAATCAACTAACTTCTAGTTCAATAGAAGGATATTCCTGGAAAGAAGAGGTAATAACTTATGGAGAAATTAAGCAAAGATGGTTGTTAGTTGAAAGTCAAAAAAGAAAGGAATCAGATTTGACAAAACTGTCTGAGAGGAGCGACAAGGAAAAACAAAAAGCGCATCAGGCTCTCAAGTCATTAATGAAAAAGAAATTCACTTCCTTTGAAGGAGCGACTGAGGCGGCTAATAATTTTTCTAAGAGGTTAAAATACCATCAACTTGCCGATATACAGATTCAAGAAATTCCAGAAAAGAATCAGAAAAAGAACCAAGAAATCGGGAAGAATTTATTCCAAATCACAGCAACTCTTGGAATTAATACCGATCAAGTTAATGAATTAGAAAAAAGAGCAGGACGATTTATCTTAGCCACAAATGAACTCGACGACAATAGATTAAGTTCTGACGATATCTTGATTAAATATAAAGAGCAACAAGCCCCAGAGAGAGGGTTTGGTTTTCTGAAAGATCCTTTATTTTTTGCCGATAGTGTTTTTCTTAAATCTCCTCAAAGAGTTGAAACAATGGCGATGTTAATGGGTTTATGCCTTCTGGTTTATTCTTTAGGACAAAGAGAATTACGTCGTCAACTAAAAGAAGCAAAAACAGGATTAAAAAATCAATTAGGTAAGTTAACTAAAACCCCAACCTTAAGATGGCTATTCCAGTGTTTTCAAGGAATTCACCTCCTCTTGCTATCAGGAGTTAAACAAATTGTTAATCTCACGGAAGAACGCCAGTTAATCTTAAGTTTTTTTCCGACCTCTTCCCAAAAGTATTATATCTTATCTGGGTAAAAAATAACCGTTTTTATCTCTCTTAATTCAGGTTAAAAAATGACCGACAAATTATGATAGATCATCAATAGTGGTGGGCTTTTATTCTCAATAAAATTCCCTTAATGCTAATAGGGAGCTTCAGCAAAAAGTTCTCTTATTTTAATAGAGAATATAACTGAAAAATAAGTATCTTTTTCGAGATTTCTTTGATGCTACATTTTGAAGTGCGAAATGTGGGATTTATAGTGACCATCTCCAACGGCAATTATACAACCTACAAAGACAAGATTCTGAGTTACTAGAAACCTTAGAAAAAGTGGTCTTTGCTCCAGAAGCAATTGAGCTAGATTTATTAACTGCTATCAAGTTACAGAGTTTTGGATTAGTCAATCTTAAGGGTAATGAAGTTATGCCCAGTTGTCGTTTATACCAGCAATATTTTCAGCAATATTTTCAGGGTGATAATGTGATTAATTCTTGATGGATATTGCCTAATGGCTGACTTTCTGTTGAGCAATCCACTGGCCATAACGGTTAGCCAGGGGGTTAGCGGTTAAACCATGAGCCAAAATACTCAAAATAATGGTCG
Protein-coding regions in this window:
- a CDS encoding IS1634 family transposase, giving the protein AKNLQLMSSIKWLSRVPLSLGKAKELVKNILDNQLTSSSIEGYSWKEEVITYGEIKQRWLLVESQKRKESDLTKLSERSDKEKQKAHQALKSLMKKKFTSFEGATEAANNFSKRLKYHQLADIQIQEIPEKNQKKNQEIGKNLFQITATLGINTDQVNELEKRAGRFILATNELDDNRLSSDDILIKYKEQQAPERGFGFLKDPLFFADSVFLKSPQRVETMAMLMGLCLLVYSLGQRELRRQLKEAKTGLKNQLGKLTKTPTLRWLFQCFQGIHLLLLSGVKQIVNLTEERQLILSFFPTSSQKYYILSG
- a CDS encoding AAA-like domain-containing protein, whose translation is MYSDHLQRQLYNLQRQDSELLETLEKVVFAPEAIELDLLTAIKLQSFGLVNLKGNEVMPSCRLYQQYFQQYFQGDNVINS